The Branchiostoma lanceolatum isolate klBraLanc5 chromosome 5, klBraLanc5.hap2, whole genome shotgun sequence region ATCTGGTACATCATCCCCGTAATGACATGGGCTAGAGGTCATGGTCGACCACTATAACAACTGGTTGCGCGAGCAAATGTGGTAATGTGGTACAATATGATACATCATGACCAAAGACTGGGCCACTTACATGTCCATTAGAGTGTGCCCTGTTGTTGTAGAACCGGCCCATGGGAGAGTACGATGACTGGAAAGGTGGGAGTGATCCCGCTGACAAACCGGTTGGCTCTTGGTGGAACAAATACCAGATACCAGTGCCCTGTGAACACATAAAGACATGATACGTTTATGAAgatttacttccggacgtttcgagtgacatccatcacacTTCTTCAGCGTCAATAGAATTAACTGGCAGAACCTACTAGTATTGATTCGTTCTGCCAGAAAATTCCAAATTTCAACTAAACTCAGTGTCCGGAGACTGAAAACATACCTCGGTGCCGGCGGCAACGTTGTTGATGAGGTTGTTGTTCGGATGAGTGATCCAAAACGTCGTTAACATCCTGAATACAGAGGAAAAGAAAAATCAGGACAATTgcttgataaaaaaaatgaatgtttattACAGCCTTGTTCAGATCTTGAAAACTATTTGTCTTTAATGATCCCTTCATTTTGGTTATgacatacaacacacacaaaaattcttACAGGCACTCCGAATAGACGTTGGGTTTGTAATCGCCGTAAACCCCATCCAGTATGTTCCGGCACATGTCAGCATCTCTGTCGGTGGGCAGCAAGGTGCCGTATCGGGTCGACAGGCCGAGGTTGTGGTCCAGAACGTTGCGTTGTTCCGCTCCGTCCTCAAGGAAATAGCAGTGGCCGAGAGTCTCGTAACCGACGGTGTCTTGGAcctaataacaataagtaacagCTCTGTTCATATCTCGTTAGCAATTATATAATTTTTGACGAAAGATTTCGTCATAGTGGGAATAAAGTAAAAACAGGCAAGAAGCATGGGGATTAGATGTTGAAATGACTTCACCTCCAACAAACTTCAATGGAATTTGACGATAGGTTTCGGATTTTTAGTGTTTAGACAAATTTCACCGATTCGTTAAATTCATGATATATCGTCCTTGTTATCATAATGATGTAATGGCCTACCAGCAGTCCGTTAGTCCCATGGATGGTCACACAGCGGGAGAAGCAGTGGTGAATGGACAGCTCTCGGACGTACGTGGGACGGCTGTAGCACCCAACTTCGTCCACGTCTCCCGTCATGTGGAAGTGGACAGGATATCTGCCCAGAATCTGCTGACCCATTCGGGTGAACTCAATACCGGAGAGGTGGACGTTCTTGAAACCTTTCAGAATCTAAAAAAAGGGCAGTACAAATATTTCAGTATCTTTGTACATCAAAGAGATTCAAGATTCTTAACCTGCGATTCCCATCGCTTGTAATTAAGTCGAtgtataaaacaacaacaacagaatcatAACATGGCGATTGTTAGCTGAGTATTTAAGCTAACCTTCAAATGTCCTCCATATGTGTCAAAGTCGAAGAACTGACATCGGTTGTCGCCGTAGCAGCTATCCTCTACCTCGCCCTGGAACTTGATGTTCCTGGTCAGCAGACCGACCTCTCCCCGCAAGTCCACTTCATCCGAGATCTCCCCGAAGTGCATGTACCTGATCTCACCTGTAAGACGGTTCACGGGCATAAAGGTGTTGGTATATATGGTTCAGGAAGTAATTAATAAAGAATCAgtaatggacaaaaataggAAATACAGGATTATACAGAAAGTGTCAAATGTCGGTCTCTTACCGCTGATTTTGACCTGGTGGCTCGAGCACTCCGgacacggcagcagctggaaCTCCTCTGCCTGCTCCATGTTGTAGTCCGTGCTGGCCAGCACGATGTGGTCCCCAGGCTGCCAGGAGCTGACGTCATCCTTCAGGTTGATGACGTACCCGTCAGCGTGACGACCAACAGAAAATGTGCACCGCGCTGAACCTGAGGTAAAGGACAAACGGTGTTAGACCGGGTGGAATATAAAGTCAAAGACCCCTAACCATTTTCATCATAAGAAGCAGTAAAAAAACATGCTCTGTTTACTGATGAGTAAAGAGGAGATATTCGCACCTCCCAACCATTCACTCGAGACGATGACATCAAAAGGCCCGAAAAAGCCGTTGAAGGTGACCGCGACTGTTGCTGTGCCCGTGCTTTGTGCGTCTGTGTTATGTAGAGAAGAATACAAACATATTATAGGAAGCCTTGTTGAAAGAACATTTGGCATTGGCTTACTTGTGGTgcgtcaagttcttacctgtatATGGGATCCGCTGTTCAACGGCAGCACTCGGATCTCCCTTGACAGCAACAAGTGCCCACGGTTCACTGTAACACAGTCAAGTCATCTTATTCGAAAGAGGCGGACATGAATTGATGATCCGCAAAAAtgcacaatttaaaaaaaaaatgaagcatGGATATCTTAAGCCTGCTTTTTGGGTGCTTGGTCACCTCGGTTTTAACGAGTCCACTTCCACGCTGCCGAGTTCTCTGAGCTTCTCCTTGGCGGAGTCCTCTAGGTTGCTGACTGCTTCGTCCTGCACAGCCAGCGCAACGATTCTTCCTGTCGGGATCTGGTCAAGGAAGGTCGCCAAACTTCGGCTGTGGTCTTCACTAATCCAGGTGTCGAAGTTTGCCGAGTCCACCACAGCAGCCGATATTTCGTCAATGACGCGAACGTTGATGCCTCGTTGCCAGCCATCGATAACAGAATCCCACGAATACGGACCCTGCTCACAAAATATACAGGTCTAGCCATCATTGAACCTCTGTCAGTACGCCATTCAGACATCTACTTTGAAAGGTTGGTCAATTGATAAGCTTTCAGATGATGAATCGAATTGAGGATGGCTGAAAATGAGTAGAGACAGTGACGGCACAAAATCATGGTACTGACTTCTCACTTGGACGGCTTACCTTGGGGAGTCCTCCTTGTGGCACTGTCTGTGTGAGCTGTGTCCACGCCACCTTGCGCTGCCCGTGGATTTCCATAGTCCCGCCTGACGTCACTAGGAACTGTTTGGTGCTGTTGACGTTATCGTCTGAGCGGCCGTACAGGGACACCGTGGCCTTCCCCTGGTACGGGCAGGTCTCACTGCCGATGTGGAACTCGCCGCCTTCTCCCACTGTTACATCACGGGCCCTCAGGACAATCTCAGCGTCACTTGTGGAGCCCAGGTCAGCGAACACTACCCGCCCtgtgacaaaacaaacatgtcatcCGAAGAATATTCAAAGACCTTAAAATTGAGGACAATCCATTACCGTAATaattattatttcattttctgaaACGTGTCATTATCTATTCAGTGTAATGTTTTAGCACGATATAATTGTAGATATTTTGGATGTCAGAGCAGGTTTACAAAAACAGATTACTAAAGTTAAGACATTATAGAGCATTGAAAAAAGTGCAACTATTCTTAAAGGAGCAACACACCTCCATCTCTGATCTCCAGCGAGTAAAACGTTGCGGATGACTGGAGCAGGAAGTTCTGTCCTCCACCCACAACCACCCGCTCGGTGGGGTCGTGCCCAGGGTTCCATGGGGTTAGCGTCGAGTCTACATCCGGGCACTTATGGTCATCGTTCCCAGGGGTCGGCAGAACATCCAGGCATTGCAACACTTAACAAGAAGAAAccattcgtgaatagtttcatcaggttggcaagtcactgaataaaaataatcTTAGTACACATCCAGGGCAATTCTGCCTCgttcacattgcactacagCACAGCTAGGTGTCGCATCTATTGTTTCAATATGTGATTTCATCACACATATTTTTCCATTTGTGACACAAATTGATGGAAAACATGTCGGTCTATGCAGCGGAcataaaatagtttttttttacttaaattgTATGTTCAACATTATGTAAGAAAATATTGCATTCCGAACTTTCATCAACGGTAAAAGTAGTTTAAATTTTGAGTGTGGAAAACAGAACGATATTGACGGTCCATCACAAATAGCAGTTAAAGCAACGACAGTATGAGAGactgactgcatgtccgtcaaatttttccatttttatgtttacattttgcatgtccACGTTTTGACGTAAA contains the following coding sequences:
- the LOC136434789 gene encoding inactive cell surface hyaluronidase CEMIP2-like produces the protein MSAFLLILVQCLLVSTSSQRTGYGSTNVALRKPAHQSGVGYGGDPEHAVDGGTSGTFTDGSCTHTTSSGEDDPWWYVDLEGTFEIDRVVIINRQDCCSNRINPFNLHIGDNSDVTANPKVGGDWSFSPGQAQLIIPVNGTRGRYVGISAPGSSRVLTLCEVQVFEVQITNLALRQPAYQSSVSWNGPPGLAVDGGRHGSYHDVLQCLDVLPTPGNDDHKCPDVDSTLTPWNPGHDPTERVVVGGGQNFLLQSSATFYSLEIRDGGRVVFADLGSTSDAEIVLRARDVTVGEGGEFHIGSETCPYQGKATVSLYGRSDDNVNSTKQFLVTSGGTMEIHGQRKVAWTQLTQTVPQGGLPKGPYSWDSVIDGWQRGINVRVIDEISAAVVDSANFDTWISEDHSRSLATFLDQIPTGRIVALAVQDEAVSNLEDSAKEKLRELGSVEVDSLKPSEPWALVAVKGDPSAAVEQRIPYTDAQSTGTATVAVTFNGFFGPFDVIVSSEWLGGSARCTFSVGRHADGYVINLKDDVSSWQPGDHIVLASTDYNMEQAEEFQLLPCPECSSHQVKISGEIRYMHFGEISDEVDLRGEVGLLTRNIKFQGEVEDSCYGDNRCQFFDFDTYGGHLKILKGFKNVHLSGIEFTRMGQQILGRYPVHFHMTGDVDEVGCYSRPTYVRELSIHHCFSRCVTIHGTNGLLVQDTVGYETLGHCYFLEDGAEQRNVLDHNLGLSTRYGTLLPTDRDADMCRNILDGVYGDYKPNVYSECLMLTTFWITHPNNNLINNVAAGTEGTGIWYLFHQEPTGLSAGSLPPFQSSYSPMGRFYNNRAHSNGHGMMIEAGVKTTPATASSPSEFLSKSGGRYKPHQNSDLLQPRVPAMLVGYTAFKNRGWGAWVRGGDIWLDKSAFVDNGVGLVMASEGIFPNDEGSSQQVWNSIFIGESENVGTKTGSKAWGVGGVKPVERTWPHST